A genomic region of Streptomyces diastaticus subsp. diastaticus contains the following coding sequences:
- a CDS encoding CapA family protein, with the protein MVSTVAGCGPGSEEPAGAEGGGGRSFTVAAAGDILIHPQLTDQAKLDAAETGKGEAGIDFGPIMAGVRPVISKADLAICHFEPVVGTPEGPFASYPDFLVPPQIAAAVKETGYDTCSTASNHTLDHGPAGVRRTLDALDAAGVRHTGSARDAKEAAAPLITEVQGVKVAQLSFAFGFNGREVPADTPWIVNQTSFKAIRAAERKARDAGAEAVVLSIHWGREHHPNPSKSQLGLARRIAEETGVDLVIGHHAHVVQPMEKVDGTWIAYGLGNQLARHDVPTGLTEEGIIGWFEFKESGDGWDVAARYVPTLVDIPPYVEEGDKPAKGALTAHRLVDVAAALRDGEDLTDEQRARYRLAFERTQGTVLNRGAAKDGVEPLESLPEE; encoded by the coding sequence ATGGTCTCCACCGTCGCCGGCTGCGGGCCGGGCTCCGAGGAGCCGGCCGGAGCGGAGGGCGGCGGCGGGCGTTCCTTCACCGTGGCGGCGGCCGGCGACATCCTGATCCACCCCCAGCTCACCGACCAGGCCAAGCTGGACGCCGCCGAGACCGGCAAGGGCGAGGCGGGCATCGACTTCGGGCCGATCATGGCGGGCGTCCGTCCGGTCATCAGCAAGGCCGACCTCGCCATCTGCCACTTCGAGCCGGTCGTCGGCACGCCGGAGGGCCCGTTCGCCTCGTACCCCGACTTCCTGGTGCCCCCGCAGATCGCCGCCGCCGTCAAGGAGACGGGGTACGACACCTGTTCGACCGCCTCCAACCACACGCTCGACCACGGCCCGGCCGGGGTGCGGCGGACTCTCGACGCCCTGGACGCCGCGGGGGTGCGGCACACCGGCTCCGCGCGTGACGCGAAGGAGGCGGCCGCCCCGCTGATCACCGAGGTGCAGGGCGTCAAGGTCGCCCAGCTCTCCTTCGCCTTCGGCTTCAACGGGCGCGAGGTGCCCGCCGACACCCCGTGGATCGTCAACCAGACGTCCTTCAAGGCCATCCGTGCCGCCGAGCGCAAGGCGCGCGACGCGGGGGCGGAAGCGGTCGTCCTCAGCATCCACTGGGGTCGCGAGCACCACCCCAACCCGAGCAAGTCGCAGCTCGGCCTTGCCCGGCGGATCGCCGAGGAGACCGGTGTCGACCTGGTGATCGGCCACCACGCCCACGTGGTGCAGCCGATGGAGAAGGTCGACGGCACCTGGATCGCCTACGGCCTCGGCAACCAGCTCGCCCGGCACGACGTGCCCACCGGGCTGACCGAGGAAGGCATCATCGGCTGGTTCGAGTTCAAGGAGAGCGGCGACGGCTGGGACGTGGCGGCGAGGTACGTCCCGACCCTCGTGGACATCCCGCCCTACGTGGAGGAGGGCGACAAGCCGGCCAAGGGCGCGCTCACCGCGCACCGGCTGGTCGACGTCGCCGCCGCCCTGCGTGACGGCGAGGACCTCACCGACGAGCAGCGCGCCCGCTACCGCCTCGCCTTCGAACGCACCCAGGGGACCGTCCTGAACCGCGGCGCGGCGAAGGACGGCGTCGAGCCGCTGGAGTCCCTCCCCGAGGAGTGA
- a CDS encoding NTP pyrophosphohydrolase, which translates to METDPAASAGSVRPLLVVDGANVVGSVPDGWWRDRRGAAERLRDRLVRVAEEGVPGLGGPVDVVLVVEGAARGVEPVAGVRVESAPGNGDDHIVAVAAGAAPDQECVVVTADRELRERVAAHGARSVGPRAVRGAG; encoded by the coding sequence ATGGAGACCGACCCCGCCGCATCCGCAGGCTCCGTCCGCCCTCTCCTCGTCGTGGACGGGGCCAACGTCGTCGGGTCGGTGCCCGACGGCTGGTGGCGGGACCGCAGAGGTGCCGCCGAGCGGTTGCGGGACCGTCTGGTGCGGGTCGCCGAGGAGGGGGTGCCCGGTCTCGGCGGGCCGGTCGACGTGGTGCTGGTGGTCGAGGGCGCCGCGCGCGGGGTGGAGCCGGTGGCGGGGGTACGGGTGGAGTCGGCACCGGGCAACGGCGACGACCACATCGTGGCGGTGGCCGCCGGGGCCGCGCCGGACCAGGAGTGCGTGGTGGTGACCGCCGACCGGGAGCTGCGCGAGCGGGTCGCGGCACACGGGGCACGCTCGGTGGGGCCGAGGGCGGTGCGCGGGGCGGGGTGA
- a CDS encoding glycosyltransferase family 39 protein gives MRDQHPPAADAPAAPTLTPERPAPAGLSAPPAQLPPPRTAPVPRPHRPAPGRPAAPRTRGLAPWLRLLPGLALVACATRLPSFRLPLWNPDEGFLATQARLLADGGTLYLDVVDRKPPLLPWLYEGAFTLWGDTSLTPVRVFAVLAQLATAVLVASLARRRWGSAAGRTAGLLHLLLCVGLNPEDTQAAAFAVFLLPATVAALWCADRRHWGAAGAAVATAFLVKQTGAVVLLPVLLLWWRAGGGRELGRLALGAALPVLAAALVTDPAGFLFWTVTGSGSYASFSGSVPHVLARALVNAALLAAASTALLLPLARAGRGPAELRLWLGASALAVATGLHFFGHYYLQLVPPLALLAARALHRAPAATRAGALRATGALAAVFVLWGLLAPRPDTDHAVRLAQTVRVLTAPGERVLVWTMHPETYWLAGRPPASRYLTAGLLTNHSGGRSGADVGEPYAVPGTWQVFRAETAADPPRLLVDDSRGGDWSPRHLPTLRALIADRYRPAGTVDGARLYVLRDR, from the coding sequence ATGCGCGACCAGCACCCCCCGGCGGCCGACGCCCCGGCCGCCCCCACGCTCACCCCCGAACGCCCGGCCCCCGCCGGCCTCTCCGCACCCCCGGCCCAGCTGCCCCCACCGCGCACCGCCCCCGTACCCCGCCCCCACCGGCCCGCCCCGGGCAGGCCGGCGGCGCCCCGCACCCGCGGCCTCGCCCCCTGGCTGCGCCTCCTCCCCGGACTCGCCCTCGTCGCCTGCGCCACAAGGCTGCCCTCCTTCCGGCTGCCGCTGTGGAACCCGGACGAGGGGTTCCTCGCGACGCAGGCCCGGCTGCTCGCCGACGGCGGCACGCTCTATCTCGACGTCGTCGACCGCAAACCGCCGCTGCTGCCCTGGCTCTACGAGGGAGCTTTCACTCTTTGGGGCGACACCTCCCTCACTCCGGTCCGCGTCTTCGCCGTCCTCGCCCAGCTCGCCACCGCCGTGCTGGTCGCCTCCCTGGCCCGCCGCCGCTGGGGGAGCGCGGCAGGGCGCACCGCGGGCCTGCTGCACCTGCTGCTCTGTGTGGGCCTCAACCCGGAGGACACCCAGGCCGCCGCCTTCGCCGTCTTCCTGCTGCCCGCCACCGTCGCCGCCCTCTGGTGCGCCGACCGCCGCCACTGGGGCGCGGCCGGGGCCGCCGTCGCCACCGCCTTCCTCGTCAAGCAGACCGGAGCCGTCGTGCTGCTGCCCGTGCTGCTGCTGTGGTGGCGCGCGGGCGGCGGCCGGGAGCTGGGCCGCCTCGCCCTCGGCGCCGCCCTGCCCGTGCTCGCCGCGGCCCTGGTCACCGACCCGGCCGGCTTCCTCTTCTGGACGGTGACCGGCTCCGGCTCGTACGCCTCCTTCTCCGGCTCGGTGCCGCACGTGCTGGCCCGCGCCCTGGTCAACGCCGCACTGCTGGCCGCCGCTTCGACCGCGCTGCTGCTGCCGCTGGCCCGGGCCGGCCGCGGCCCCGCCGAACTGCGGCTCTGGCTCGGCGCCTCCGCCCTCGCCGTCGCCACGGGCCTGCACTTCTTCGGCCACTACTACCTGCAACTGGTCCCGCCGCTGGCCCTGCTGGCCGCCCGCGCCCTGCACCGCGCACCGGCCGCCACCCGGGCCGGCGCGCTGCGGGCCACCGGCGCCCTCGCCGCCGTCTTCGTCCTCTGGGGCCTGCTCGCGCCCCGCCCCGACACCGACCACGCCGTGCGGCTGGCGCAGACCGTGCGCGTCCTCACCGCGCCGGGCGAGCGGGTCCTGGTGTGGACCATGCACCCCGAGACGTACTGGCTCGCCGGACGCCCGCCCGCCAGCCGCTACCTGACCGCCGGTCTGCTCACCAACCACAGCGGCGGCCGGTCGGGGGCCGACGTCGGCGAGCCGTACGCGGTCCCCGGCACCTGGCAGGTCTTCCGCGCCGAGACCGCCGCCGACCCGCCGCGCCTGCTGGTCGACGACTCGCGCGGCGGCGACTGGTCGCCGCGTCACCTGCCGACCCTGCGCGCGCTGATCGCCGACCGCTACCGCCCGGCGGGCACGGTCGACGGAGCCCGGCTGTACGTCCTGCGGGACCGCTGA
- a CDS encoding amino acid permease has product MAGTTSVGGTPVSTLFRTKSVEQSIRDTEEPETALKKSLSALDLTVFGVGVIIGTGIFVLTGKIAKETAGPSVAIAFVVAGLVCALAALCYAEFASTVPVAGSAYTFSYASLGEFPAWIIGWDLILELALGCAVVAVGWSGYMRSLLDTAGVHLPQWLSGTHDGQFGFDLLACLLVVALTLVLVAGMKLSSRVTGIIVAVKVTVVLLVVVVGAFFITGSHYDPFVPPSKEVEGGGGITAPLIQLMTGFTPADFGVMGVFTAAAVVFFAFIGFDIVATAAEETRNPQRDVPRGILGSLLICTLLYVAVSVVVTGMQKYTELSTDAPLADAFKAVGHPFWAGLISFGAAVGLTSVSMILLLGQTRVFFAMSRDGLLPRAFSRVHPRFGTPYRSTLLLGGVVALLAGFTSIDELAELVNIGTLFAFVVVALGVILLRRSRPDLPRAFRTPLVPLVPVLSVLASLWLMLNLPAETWLRFGVWMLIGVAVYFVYGRTHSRVGRGTRTGA; this is encoded by the coding sequence ATGGCGGGGACGACCAGCGTGGGAGGTACACCCGTGAGCACCCTCTTCAGAACGAAGAGCGTCGAGCAGTCGATCCGGGACACGGAGGAGCCGGAGACGGCCCTGAAGAAGTCGCTGTCCGCTCTCGACCTCACCGTCTTCGGCGTCGGCGTCATCATCGGTACCGGCATCTTCGTCCTCACCGGCAAGATCGCCAAGGAGACGGCCGGGCCGAGCGTCGCCATCGCCTTCGTGGTGGCCGGCCTGGTCTGCGCCCTCGCGGCCCTCTGCTACGCCGAGTTCGCCTCCACCGTGCCGGTGGCCGGCTCGGCCTACACCTTCTCGTACGCCTCGCTGGGGGAGTTCCCGGCCTGGATCATCGGCTGGGACCTCATCCTGGAGCTGGCGCTGGGCTGCGCCGTGGTCGCCGTCGGCTGGTCGGGGTACATGCGCTCGCTGCTGGACACCGCTGGGGTGCACCTGCCGCAGTGGCTCTCCGGCACCCACGACGGGCAGTTCGGCTTCGACCTGCTCGCCTGCCTGCTGGTGGTGGCGCTCACCCTGGTCCTGGTCGCCGGGATGAAGCTCTCCTCCCGCGTCACCGGGATCATCGTCGCGGTCAAGGTGACCGTCGTGCTGCTCGTCGTGGTCGTCGGCGCCTTCTTCATCACCGGCTCCCACTACGACCCCTTCGTGCCGCCGAGCAAGGAGGTCGAGGGCGGCGGCGGCATCACCGCCCCGCTCATCCAGCTCATGACCGGCTTCACCCCGGCCGACTTCGGCGTGATGGGCGTCTTCACGGCGGCCGCCGTGGTCTTCTTCGCCTTCATCGGCTTCGACATCGTCGCCACCGCCGCCGAGGAGACCCGCAACCCGCAGCGCGACGTGCCGCGCGGCATCCTCGGCTCGCTCCTCATCTGCACCCTGCTGTACGTCGCCGTCTCCGTCGTCGTCACCGGGATGCAGAAGTACACCGAACTCTCCACGGACGCGCCGCTCGCCGACGCGTTCAAGGCGGTCGGCCACCCCTTCTGGGCCGGGCTGATCAGCTTCGGCGCGGCGGTCGGCCTCACCTCGGTCTCGATGATCCTGCTGCTCGGCCAGACCCGGGTGTTCTTCGCGATGAGCCGTGACGGACTGCTGCCCCGCGCCTTCTCCCGGGTCCACCCGCGCTTCGGCACGCCGTACCGCTCGACGCTGCTGCTCGGCGGTGTCGTCGCGCTGCTCGCCGGGTTCACCTCCATCGACGAACTCGCCGAACTGGTCAACATCGGCACCCTCTTCGCCTTCGTCGTGGTCGCCCTCGGCGTCATCCTGCTCCGCCGCAGCCGCCCCGACCTGCCGCGCGCCTTCCGCACCCCGCTGGTCCCGCTGGTGCCCGTCCTCTCGGTGCTGGCCTCGCTCTGGCTGATGCTCAACCTGCCGGCCGAGACCTGGCTGCGGTTCGGCGTCTGGATGCTCATCGGCGTCGCCGTCTACTTCGTGTACGGCCGCACCCACAGCCGCGTCGGCCGCGGCACCCGCACCGGAGCCTGA
- the dxs gene encoding 1-deoxy-D-xylulose-5-phosphate synthase: MPLLTRITGPRDLDRLSPEQLDELAAEIRTFLVDAVSKTGGHLGPNLGVVELTIALHRVFDSPKDKVLFDTGHQSYVHKLLTGRQDFTGLRTKGGLSGYPSRAESEHDVIENSHASTVLGWADGFAKANQVRGKDDHVVAVIGDGALTGGMAWEALNNIAAAKDRPLVIVVNDNERSYAPTIGGLANHLATLRTTDGYERFLARGKDFLERTPVVGRPLYETLHGAKKGLKDFIAPQGMFEDLGLKYVGPIDGHDIEALESALARAKRFGGPVIVHCLTEKGRGYQPAVQDEADRFHAVGVIHPDTGLPVSASGADWTSVFGEEMVRLGKEREDIVAITAAMLQPVGLQKFADAFPERVYDVGIAEQHGAVSAAGLASGGVHPVFAVYATFLNRAFDQLLMDVALHRCGVTFVLDRAGVTGTDGASHNGMWDMSILQVVPGLRIAAPRDADQLRAQLREAVAVEDAPTVVRYSKGAVGPAVPALGTVGSMDVLREPGTSRPDVLLVSVGALAPMCLEIAGLLDKQGISTTVVDPRWVKPVDEALAPLAEQHRVVVTVEDNSRVGGVGSAVAQALRDAGVDVPLRDFGIPPRFLDHASRKEVLAEIGLTAPDIARQVTGLVAKLDGRYEHGTPAQAAEPARD; the protein is encoded by the coding sequence GTGCCGCTGCTGACCCGCATCACGGGACCGCGCGATCTGGACCGTCTCAGCCCGGAGCAGCTTGACGAGCTGGCCGCAGAGATCCGGACCTTCCTCGTCGACGCCGTCTCCAAGACCGGCGGCCACCTCGGCCCGAACCTCGGCGTCGTGGAGCTGACGATCGCCCTGCACCGGGTGTTCGACTCACCGAAGGACAAGGTCCTCTTCGACACCGGTCACCAGTCGTACGTCCACAAGCTGCTCACCGGCCGCCAGGACTTCACCGGCCTGCGCACCAAGGGCGGCCTCTCCGGCTACCCCTCGCGCGCCGAGTCCGAGCACGACGTCATCGAGAACAGCCACGCCTCCACGGTGCTCGGCTGGGCCGACGGCTTCGCCAAGGCCAACCAGGTGCGCGGCAAGGACGACCACGTCGTCGCCGTCATCGGCGACGGCGCCCTCACCGGCGGCATGGCCTGGGAGGCGCTCAACAACATCGCCGCGGCCAAGGACCGCCCCCTGGTCATCGTCGTCAACGACAACGAGCGCTCCTACGCGCCGACCATCGGCGGCCTCGCCAACCACCTGGCGACCCTGCGCACCACCGACGGCTACGAGCGCTTCCTCGCCCGCGGCAAGGACTTCCTGGAGCGCACCCCGGTCGTCGGCCGCCCGCTCTACGAGACGCTGCACGGCGCCAAGAAGGGCCTCAAGGACTTCATCGCCCCCCAGGGCATGTTCGAGGACCTCGGCCTGAAGTACGTCGGCCCGATCGACGGCCACGACATCGAGGCCCTGGAGTCGGCACTGGCCCGCGCCAAGCGGTTCGGCGGCCCGGTCATCGTGCACTGCCTCACCGAGAAGGGCCGCGGCTACCAGCCGGCCGTCCAGGACGAGGCCGACCGCTTCCACGCGGTGGGCGTCATCCACCCCGACACCGGCCTGCCCGTCTCGGCCTCAGGCGCCGACTGGACCTCGGTCTTCGGCGAGGAGATGGTCCGGCTCGGCAAGGAGCGCGAGGACATCGTGGCGATCACCGCCGCCATGCTCCAGCCCGTCGGCCTCCAGAAGTTCGCCGACGCCTTCCCCGAGCGGGTCTACGACGTCGGCATCGCCGAGCAGCACGGCGCGGTCTCCGCGGCGGGTCTGGCCAGCGGCGGGGTCCACCCCGTCTTCGCCGTCTACGCCACCTTCCTCAACCGCGCCTTCGACCAGCTCCTCATGGACGTGGCCCTGCACCGCTGCGGTGTCACCTTCGTGCTGGACCGGGCCGGGGTCACCGGCACGGACGGCGCCTCGCACAACGGCATGTGGGACATGTCGATCCTCCAGGTCGTCCCCGGCCTCAGGATCGCCGCGCCGCGCGACGCCGACCAGCTCCGCGCCCAGCTGCGCGAGGCCGTCGCCGTCGAGGACGCCCCGACCGTCGTCCGCTACTCCAAGGGCGCCGTCGGCCCCGCCGTCCCCGCCCTCGGCACCGTCGGCTCCATGGACGTGCTGCGTGAGCCGGGCACCTCCCGCCCCGACGTGCTGCTGGTCTCGGTCGGCGCGCTCGCCCCGATGTGCCTGGAGATCGCCGGCCTCCTCGACAAGCAGGGCATCTCCACCACCGTGGTCGACCCGCGCTGGGTCAAGCCGGTCGACGAGGCGCTCGCGCCGCTGGCCGAGCAGCACCGCGTGGTCGTCACCGTCGAGGACAACAGCCGCGTCGGCGGCGTCGGCTCGGCCGTGGCCCAGGCCCTGCGCGACGCCGGGGTGGACGTGCCGCTGCGCGACTTCGGCATCCCGCCGCGCTTCCTCGACCACGCCTCCCGCAAGGAGGTGCTCGCCGAGATCGGCCTGACCGCCCCGGACATCGCCCGGCAGGTCACCGGCCTGGTCGCCAAGCTCGACGGACGGTACGAGCACGGCACCCCGGCCCAGGCCGCCGAGCCGGCCCGCGACTGA
- a CDS encoding sugar ABC transporter permease, with translation MSDTQPGKSPEQAPEATTPDPAEAEGATRTAVPAPAEPVDAGAPAAEALTPVDPRLLVREQGFTGYLTDFKRRIKGGELGSIPVLVGLVVIWAIFETTTGRFLDPSNLTNIAQYIVGPGLIATGIVFVLLLGEIDLSVGSVAGLTAALTSVLAVKQELNEGLAVLLGLLAAAAIGALHGFFFARIGVPAFVVTLAGFLGWSGLQLYVMGNTLSINNISGGVVHSLNNTYFSDIAAAYGLALVTVAAHLGSQLLDRRRRRAVELPHRPLSEVLLRSGVVAALAFVTAWMLNQEAGLPLGLTVFVGVVVLAAFVLKRTTYGRQVFAVGGGVEAARRAGINVVWVRISVFTVSGFLGGLGGLFIASQAGVADSNLGGGDTLMLAIAAAVIGGTSLFGGRGTPWSALIGILVIQSIMTGLYMSGSSSDAVQSMITGVVLLAAVVIDSVSRRTQKTAGRA, from the coding sequence GTGAGCGACACGCAGCCGGGCAAGAGCCCGGAGCAGGCCCCCGAGGCCACCACCCCGGATCCCGCCGAGGCCGAGGGCGCGACGAGGACGGCCGTACCCGCGCCCGCCGAGCCGGTCGACGCGGGCGCGCCCGCCGCCGAGGCGCTGACCCCCGTCGACCCGCGGCTGCTCGTCCGCGAGCAGGGCTTCACCGGATACCTCACCGACTTCAAGCGCCGCATCAAGGGCGGCGAGCTGGGCTCCATCCCGGTCCTCGTCGGCCTCGTCGTCATCTGGGCGATCTTCGAGACCACCACCGGCCGGTTCCTCGACCCGTCCAACCTCACCAACATCGCGCAGTACATCGTCGGCCCCGGCCTCATCGCCACCGGCATCGTCTTCGTCCTGCTGCTCGGTGAGATCGACCTCTCGGTCGGCTCGGTGGCGGGCCTGACGGCCGCGCTGACCTCGGTCCTCGCGGTCAAGCAGGAACTGAACGAGGGCCTCGCCGTCCTCCTGGGCCTGCTGGCGGCCGCTGCGATCGGCGCTCTGCACGGCTTCTTCTTCGCCCGGATCGGCGTACCGGCCTTCGTGGTGACCCTGGCCGGCTTCCTCGGCTGGAGCGGCCTCCAGCTCTACGTGATGGGCAACACGCTCAGCATCAACAACATCTCCGGCGGCGTCGTCCACAGCCTGAACAACACCTACTTCAGCGACATCGCCGCCGCCTACGGGCTCGCCCTGGTCACGGTCGCCGCCCACCTCGGCAGCCAGCTCCTGGACCGCAGGCGGCGCCGCGCGGTCGAGCTGCCGCACCGGCCGCTCAGCGAGGTGCTGCTGCGCTCCGGCGTGGTCGCCGCCCTCGCCTTCGTCACCGCCTGGATGCTGAACCAGGAGGCCGGCCTGCCGCTCGGCCTGACCGTCTTCGTCGGCGTCGTCGTGCTCGCCGCCTTCGTCCTGAAGCGCACCACCTACGGCCGCCAGGTCTTCGCGGTCGGCGGCGGCGTCGAGGCGGCCCGCCGGGCCGGCATCAACGTCGTCTGGGTCCGGATCTCGGTCTTCACCGTCTCCGGCTTCCTCGGCGGCCTCGGCGGCCTCTTCATCGCCTCCCAGGCCGGCGTCGCCGACTCCAACCTCGGCGGCGGCGACACCCTGATGCTGGCCATCGCGGCGGCAGTGATCGGCGGCACCAGCCTCTTCGGCGGCCGCGGCACGCCGTGGTCCGCGCTGATCGGCATCCTGGTCATCCAGTCGATCATGACCGGCCTCTACATGTCCGGCAGCTCCAGCGACGCCGTCCAGTCCATGATCACCGGTGTGGTCCTGCTGGCCGCCGTCGTCATCGACTCGGTCTCCCGCCGCACGCAGAAGACCGCGGGCCGCGCCTGA
- a CDS encoding ATP-binding cassette domain-containing protein, producing MSAAPVLALRGISKRFGAVQALTDVDLEVRAGSVLALVGDNGAGKSTLVKTIAGVHPIDDGVLEWEGRPVTVARPQDAQHLGVATVYQDLALCDNLDVVANLFLGREATRGSILDEVAMEKRAQELLDSLSIRIPSVRIPIASLSGGQRQVVAIARALVGEPKLVILDEPTAALGVEQTAQVLDLVERLRERGLAVILISHNMADVLAVADQVAVLRLGRNNGVFDVADTSHEEIISAITGATENAVTRRKARTTEAAQ from the coding sequence ATGTCCGCTGCGCCCGTGCTGGCGCTGCGCGGAATCTCCAAGCGCTTCGGTGCCGTACAGGCGCTCACCGATGTCGACCTGGAAGTCCGCGCGGGCTCCGTCCTCGCCCTCGTCGGCGACAACGGCGCCGGCAAGTCCACCCTCGTCAAGACGATCGCCGGCGTGCACCCGATCGACGACGGCGTCCTCGAGTGGGAAGGCCGGCCCGTCACCGTGGCCCGTCCCCAGGACGCCCAGCACCTCGGTGTCGCCACCGTCTACCAGGACCTCGCGCTCTGCGACAACCTCGACGTCGTCGCCAACCTCTTCCTCGGCCGCGAGGCGACCCGCGGCTCGATCCTGGACGAGGTCGCGATGGAGAAGCGCGCCCAGGAGCTCCTGGACTCCCTCTCCATCCGCATCCCCAGCGTCCGCATCCCGATCGCCTCGCTCTCCGGAGGCCAGCGGCAGGTGGTGGCCATCGCCCGCGCCCTGGTCGGCGAGCCGAAGCTGGTCATCCTCGACGAGCCGACCGCCGCCCTCGGCGTCGAGCAGACCGCGCAGGTCCTCGACCTGGTGGAGCGGCTGCGCGAGCGGGGTCTCGCGGTCATCCTCATCAGCCACAACATGGCCGACGTCCTCGCCGTCGCCGACCAGGTGGCCGTCCTGCGGCTCGGCCGCAACAACGGCGTCTTCGACGTGGCCGACACCAGCCACGAGGAGATCATCTCCGCGATCACCGGCGCCACCGAGAACGCCGTGACCCGGCGCAAGGCCCGCACCACGGAGGCAGCACAGTGA
- a CDS encoding substrate-binding domain-containing protein, which translates to MNTQLRRAATAATALTMAVSLAACGEAGSGKEEKADDKTIGLLLPESRTTRYESFDYPLIKAKVKELCDDCEINYKNAAENVSTQKQQFDDLVSSGVKVIILDAVDSGATKSWVDGAEKKGVKVVAYDRLAEGNVSAYVSFDNEKIGKLQGEGIVQALGDKAADARVVMINGKESDPNAAMFKKGAHSVLDKQVKEIVYEQTGEWSAQIAGQKMGTAITALGKDGFDAVYSANDGMAGGIIAALESAKVKDVPVGGQDAELAGIQRILKGTQSFTIYKPYAPEAEPTAEIAVRLLEGKSIDDIATSKIDSPSTKGVPAALVDAFVVTEDNIKDTVIKDELYKVSEICKGEFKKACADAGIE; encoded by the coding sequence ATGAACACCCAGCTGCGCAGGGCCGCGACCGCCGCCACCGCTCTCACCATGGCGGTTTCCCTCGCCGCGTGCGGTGAGGCCGGCAGCGGCAAGGAGGAGAAGGCCGACGACAAGACCATCGGCCTTCTCCTGCCCGAGAGCCGCACCACCCGCTACGAGTCCTTCGACTACCCGCTGATCAAGGCGAAGGTCAAGGAACTCTGCGACGACTGCGAGATCAACTACAAGAACGCCGCCGAGAACGTCTCGACCCAGAAGCAGCAGTTCGACGACCTGGTCTCCTCCGGCGTCAAGGTCATCATCCTGGACGCCGTCGACTCCGGCGCCACCAAGTCCTGGGTCGACGGCGCCGAGAAGAAGGGCGTGAAGGTCGTCGCGTACGACCGCCTCGCCGAGGGCAACGTCTCCGCCTACGTCTCGTTCGACAACGAGAAGATCGGCAAGCTCCAGGGCGAGGGCATCGTCCAGGCGCTGGGCGACAAGGCCGCCGACGCCCGTGTCGTCATGATCAACGGCAAGGAGTCGGACCCCAACGCCGCGATGTTCAAGAAGGGCGCCCACTCCGTCCTGGACAAGCAGGTCAAGGAGATCGTCTACGAGCAGACCGGCGAGTGGAGCGCCCAGATCGCGGGCCAGAAGATGGGCACCGCCATCACCGCGCTCGGCAAGGACGGCTTCGACGCGGTCTACTCCGCCAACGACGGCATGGCCGGCGGCATCATCGCCGCCCTGGAGTCCGCCAAGGTCAAGGACGTCCCGGTGGGCGGCCAGGACGCCGAACTCGCCGGCATCCAGCGCATCCTGAAGGGCACCCAGAGCTTCACCATCTACAAGCCCTACGCGCCGGAGGCCGAGCCGACCGCCGAGATAGCCGTCCGGCTGCTCGAGGGCAAGTCCATCGACGACATCGCCACCAGCAAGATCGACAGCCCCTCGACCAAGGGCGTCCCGGCCGCTCTGGTCGACGCCTTCGTGGTGACCGAGGACAACATCAAGGACACGGTCATCAAGGACGAGCTCTACAAGGTGAGCGAGATCTGCAAGGGCGAGTTCAAGAAGGCCTGCGCGGACGCCGGCATCGAGTAG